Proteins encoded by one window of Companilactobacillus ginsenosidimutans:
- a CDS encoding PTS sugar transporter subunit IIA, producing MKALDKNLIKLNQQAKTKEDAIKQAGQLLVDNGNVEPGYIDSMIARNKDVSVYMGNFIAIPHGTEDGKDFIKKTGISIVQYPMGVDFSDDPADEKLVTVVFGIAGLNGEHLGLLSSIALFCSDITNVEKLADAQSVDEVINLLKEVD from the coding sequence ATGAAGGCTTTAGATAAGAATCTTATCAAGCTTAATCAACAGGCTAAAACTAAAGAGGATGCTATCAAACAAGCAGGGCAATTGCTAGTTGATAACGGAAACGTTGAACCTGGTTACATTGATTCAATGATTGCCAGAAACAAAGACGTATCTGTTTATATGGGTAACTTTATTGCCATACCACATGGAACTGAAGATGGAAAAGACTTTATCAAGAAGACTGGTATCTCAATCGTTCAATATCCAATGGGTGTTGATTTCAGTGATGATCCAGCTGATGAAAAATTAGTCACAGTCGTATTTGGTATTGCCGGATTAAACGGTGAACACTTAGGACTATTATCTTCAATTGCATTATTCTGCAGTGATATTACGAATGTTGAAAAATTAGCTGACGCACAATCAGTTGACGAAGTTATAAATCTATTAAAAGAGGTTGATTAG
- a CDS encoding mannitol-1-phosphate 5-dehydrogenase, which produces MKNAVHFGAGNIGRGFIGETLASNGYAIHFVDVNSTIIDALNQRHEYDIELAAEGHEKIHVDNVDGINNKDNPDDVVKAIENTDIVTTAIGPKILKFIAELIAKGISARKANNNTTTLDVIACENMIGGSQSLKKEVYTHLSDDDKKFADQYIGFPNAAVDRIVPLQHHEDPLAVSVEPFKEWVVDESQMKHPEIKLDSVVYVKDLEPYIERKLFSVNTGHATVAYTGEYLGYKTIGDAIADDKDLKQVKGALKETGDLLIHKWNFDPAEHKAYQDKILSRFENKFISDDILRVGRTPIRKLGFDERFIRPIRELKERNLDYSVLLDTVGMILTFDEPKDSESVELQKMLRESSPKEVITKVTGLKDEDLINEIVASYEDKVKATEA; this is translated from the coding sequence ATGAAGAACGCAGTACATTTTGGAGCAGGAAATATTGGTAGAGGTTTTATCGGTGAAACTTTAGCATCAAACGGTTATGCAATTCATTTTGTTGATGTTAACTCAACAATTATTGATGCCTTGAATCAACGTCACGAATATGACATTGAATTGGCCGCTGAAGGTCACGAGAAGATTCATGTTGATAACGTTGATGGTATTAACAATAAAGATAACCCTGATGACGTTGTTAAGGCTATTGAGAATACAGATATCGTAACTACAGCTATTGGACCAAAGATTTTGAAGTTCATTGCTGAACTAATTGCTAAGGGTATCAGTGCCCGTAAAGCTAACAACAATACAACTACATTGGATGTCATTGCATGTGAAAACATGATCGGTGGTAGCCAAAGTTTGAAGAAAGAAGTTTACACACATCTTTCAGACGACGACAAGAAGTTTGCTGACCAATATATCGGATTCCCTAATGCTGCCGTTGATCGTATTGTTCCATTACAACACCACGAAGATCCATTGGCAGTTTCAGTTGAACCATTCAAGGAATGGGTTGTTGACGAATCACAAATGAAACACCCAGAAATCAAATTAGACTCAGTTGTCTACGTTAAAGATTTGGAACCATACATCGAACGTAAATTATTCTCAGTTAATACAGGTCACGCTACAGTTGCCTACACAGGTGAATATCTAGGCTACAAGACTATCGGTGATGCTATTGCTGATGACAAAGATTTGAAACAAGTTAAAGGTGCCTTGAAGGAAACTGGTGATCTATTGATCCACAAGTGGAACTTTGACCCAGCAGAACACAAGGCTTATCAAGACAAGATCTTAAGCCGTTTTGAAAACAAGTTTATTTCAGATGATATTCTTAGAGTTGGTCGTACACCAATCCGGAAGTTAGGATTTGACGAAAGATTTATCCGTCCAATTCGTGAACTTAAAGAACGTAATTTGGATTACAGTGTCTTACTAGATACTGTTGGTATGATTTTGACATTTGATGAACCAAAAGATTCAGAAAGTGTTGAATTACAAAAGATGTTGAGAGAAAGCTCACCAAAAGAAGTTATTACAAAGGTAACTGGCTTGAAGGATGAGGACTTAATCAACGAAATTGTTGCATCATACGAAGATAAGGTTAAGGCTACAGAAGCTTAA
- a CDS encoding PTS mannitol transporter subunit IICBA, with amino-acid sequence MEATSSVDENVEAKKKEKTSIKTKLQRFGSKLSGMVMPNIGAFIAWGLITALFMKSGWLPNAQLAKMITPMVTYLLPLLIGFTGGNVIDGHRGGVVGAISTMGVIVGTNIPMFIGAMVMGPLGGWSIKKFDEWAQPRTKQGFEMLVNNFSAGILGMILAIIGFFGIGPLVSTLSGALAIGVDWIIAHNLLPLANVVIEPAKILFLNNAINQGILTPLGIQASASAGKSILFLLEPDPGPGLGVLLAFMFFGKGTAKSSASGAAIIHFFGGIHEIYFPYVLMKPALFLSVIGGGVTGTFMFSLFGSGLKASPSPGSIISILLMTPKGVMNYVGILAGVTAATVVSFLISMVILKRDKSDDGDLAASQAALSSEKASAKGQASADASGTQASTDSAKAILATANEVNHIIFACDAGMGSSAMGASILRDKVKKAGLNLSVTNTAINNLKDESGLLVVTQDELADRALTKTPSAVHVAVENFLNSPKYDEIVAGLKTKEVSGADTAPKAKPTSTDSADDKAETNLQDIDVSKIKVIDFIHHDQNVGSATMGRSIFKDNMKKAGLENIKVQHVSVGEVDDKDSILVIASRDTAKRIKLSFKNVQVLVVDSLIDPPEYDKLISEMK; translated from the coding sequence TTGGAAGCAACTTCTAGTGTAGATGAAAATGTAGAAGCTAAGAAAAAAGAAAAAACTTCTATAAAAACAAAATTACAACGTTTCGGAAGTAAGTTATCCGGAATGGTTATGCCAAACATTGGTGCATTCATTGCTTGGGGACTTATTACAGCCTTGTTTATGAAATCAGGTTGGTTACCCAATGCGCAATTAGCAAAAATGATCACACCAATGGTTACATACTTACTACCATTATTAATTGGTTTTACTGGTGGTAATGTCATTGACGGTCACCGTGGTGGTGTCGTTGGTGCAATTTCAACAATGGGTGTCATCGTTGGAACAAATATTCCTATGTTTATTGGTGCCATGGTTATGGGTCCATTAGGTGGATGGTCAATCAAGAAATTTGATGAGTGGGCACAACCTAGAACTAAACAAGGTTTTGAAATGTTGGTTAACAACTTCTCAGCCGGAATTCTAGGAATGATTTTAGCCATCATCGGATTCTTTGGAATCGGACCATTGGTTTCAACATTATCAGGAGCTTTAGCTATCGGTGTTGATTGGATTATTGCTCATAATCTATTACCACTTGCAAACGTAGTTATTGAACCTGCTAAGATTCTATTTTTAAATAACGCAATTAATCAAGGTATTCTAACACCACTTGGAATTCAAGCATCAGCATCAGCTGGTAAATCAATTCTATTCTTGCTTGAACCAGATCCAGGTCCAGGTCTTGGTGTATTGTTGGCATTCATGTTCTTTGGAAAAGGAACAGCCAAGAGTAGTGCTTCTGGTGCTGCCATTATTCACTTCTTCGGTGGTATCCATGAAATCTACTTCCCATACGTACTTATGAAACCAGCATTGTTCTTATCAGTTATCGGTGGTGGTGTTACAGGTACATTTATGTTCAGTCTATTTGGATCAGGTTTGAAAGCATCACCTTCACCAGGTTCAATCATTTCTATCCTATTAATGACTCCAAAGGGTGTCATGAATTATGTAGGTATTTTAGCCGGTGTCACAGCCGCAACTGTCGTCTCATTCTTAATATCAATGGTTATTTTAAAACGTGATAAATCAGACGATGGTGACTTAGCTGCCAGTCAAGCAGCCTTGTCTAGTGAAAAAGCATCAGCAAAGGGTCAAGCCTCAGCAGACGCTTCAGGTACACAAGCTTCAACAGATTCAGCAAAAGCAATTTTAGCAACAGCAAATGAAGTTAACCACATTATCTTCGCTTGTGATGCCGGAATGGGATCATCAGCAATGGGTGCTTCAATTTTAAGAGACAAAGTTAAGAAGGCTGGATTGAACTTATCAGTTACAAATACAGCTATTAATAATTTGAAAGATGAATCAGGATTATTGGTCGTTACACAAGATGAATTAGCAGATCGTGCACTTACAAAGACACCATCAGCTGTTCACGTGGCAGTTGAGAACTTCTTGAATTCACCTAAATATGATGAAATCGTTGCCGGTTTGAAGACAAAGGAAGTTTCTGGAGCAGACACTGCACCAAAAGCAAAGCCTACATCAACAGATTCAGCAGACGATAAAGCAGAAACGAATTTACAAGATATTGATGTTTCAAAAATTAAAGTAATTGACTTTATTCACCATGACCAAAATGTTGGTTCAGCCACAATGGGTCGTTCAATCTTCAAAGACAATATGAAGAAAGCTGGTCTTGAGAATATCAAGGTTCAACACGTTTCAGTCGGTGAAGTTGATGACAAAGATTCAATCTTAGTTATCGCAAGTCGTGATACAGCAAAACGTATCAAACTATCATTCAAGAACGTTCAAGTTCTTGTTGTCGATAGTCTAATAGATCCTCCCGAATATGATAAACTTATTTCTGAAATGAAATAA
- a CDS encoding BglG family transcription antiterminator has translation MDLSNRESEITLLLLRNPQGLNVSDLTKGINVSKRTIYRELSSLETMLARLAIQLTKTDGLYHLVGNKDSFNELRNVLTQSDTQTILTSVATRQSAIVCKLLTVDTVITIQSLADEFEVSTTTITQDLKTIEPIFNDYELELVRIKAKGIRVDGKESNVRRVLSGILSSEINEYEFFEFVGHLDETSSISANSSQYFINLLDLHLLKLANNAIQKHVKNDFDSLSDSQLKQLMIILTVSASRIRMDKLVGQFKQVDKNSIFQYQRIAIDLYNDFDEDVRDKISLMELEFMAQQIQGMSFSISNNILQDDYDLQLSYQVRNLIQQVSTNFDYDFQTDETLFNDLMAHVGSALKRQVSQLPEINNPVLQNVIENYPQLYDEVINAMDEVFAGRLPNSEAAYILIHFASSFEQQRQNKPISALVVCANGIGTAKVLESRLKKTVPEISRYKVSRVAELNHLDLKQYDIILSTIFLPGFKLPYKVISPLLLNNEIDEIKTFLNERFGVVEVHANKKNSIDVDDAIEELDGLYNKVQVTHQLLNQIEVKTIDNRMFNLQQTLLLLSRRLRPEFVSNPDQVATALYQRMQKAPVGLPNTTMALIHTTNEGVRRPFFALYDLTNPILIKGMDYKSMNLQRCLFMIAPKDLPQFSTDLLGSISSSIIDNELNLRTYQQGSPEEIKQLIAKLFLRVIKEEDWK, from the coding sequence ATGGATTTATCAAATAGAGAATCTGAAATCACATTACTTTTGCTTAGAAATCCTCAAGGGTTGAATGTTTCTGATTTGACGAAAGGGATCAATGTCAGCAAGAGAACGATTTATCGGGAATTATCCAGTCTTGAAACTATGTTGGCTCGGCTAGCCATTCAGTTAACAAAAACTGACGGGTTATACCACTTAGTTGGCAACAAGGATAGTTTCAATGAACTACGCAATGTTTTGACGCAATCTGATACTCAAACAATATTAACTTCAGTTGCTACTCGGCAAAGTGCAATTGTTTGTAAATTATTAACAGTAGATACAGTCATCACAATACAATCTTTGGCAGATGAGTTTGAAGTCAGTACGACAACTATTACGCAAGACCTTAAAACGATTGAACCGATCTTTAATGACTACGAACTCGAATTAGTCCGAATTAAAGCAAAGGGAATCCGCGTTGATGGAAAAGAAAGCAATGTAAGACGAGTTCTTAGTGGAATTTTATCGAGCGAGATCAACGAATACGAGTTTTTCGAATTCGTTGGTCACCTTGATGAGACTTCATCCATTTCAGCAAATTCCTCGCAATATTTCATTAATCTATTAGATTTACATCTATTAAAGTTAGCAAATAACGCAATTCAAAAGCATGTTAAAAATGATTTCGACTCGCTGTCGGATAGCCAGTTGAAACAGTTGATGATTATTTTAACCGTTTCAGCCAGTAGAATCCGGATGGATAAGTTGGTTGGTCAATTCAAGCAAGTTGATAAGAATTCAATTTTTCAATATCAACGAATTGCGATTGATCTATACAACGATTTTGATGAAGACGTTAGAGACAAAATATCTTTGATGGAGTTAGAGTTTATGGCTCAACAAATTCAGGGTATGAGTTTCTCAATTTCAAATAACATTTTGCAAGATGATTATGATTTGCAGTTGTCATACCAAGTTAGAAACCTGATTCAACAAGTTTCAACTAACTTTGATTATGACTTTCAAACTGACGAGACATTGTTCAATGATTTGATGGCCCATGTTGGGTCAGCATTGAAGCGACAAGTTTCACAACTACCAGAAATCAATAATCCTGTATTACAAAATGTGATTGAAAATTATCCTCAATTATACGATGAAGTCATTAATGCAATGGATGAAGTTTTTGCAGGCAGACTGCCTAATAGTGAAGCTGCGTATATCTTGATTCACTTTGCATCCTCATTTGAGCAGCAGCGACAAAACAAACCAATTAGTGCGTTAGTCGTTTGTGCAAATGGGATTGGTACTGCCAAAGTTTTGGAGAGCCGTCTGAAAAAGACTGTTCCCGAAATTAGTCGATATAAAGTTTCGCGGGTGGCGGAACTTAATCATCTTGATTTGAAACAATATGACATTATTCTTTCAACAATTTTTCTACCTGGATTCAAATTGCCTTATAAAGTAATTTCTCCACTATTGCTGAACAACGAAATTGACGAGATCAAAACTTTCTTAAATGAAAGATTCGGTGTAGTTGAAGTTCATGCTAATAAGAAAAATTCGATTGATGTTGATGATGCAATTGAGGAGCTTGATGGCTTGTATAACAAGGTTCAAGTTACTCACCAACTGTTGAACCAAATTGAGGTTAAAACCATTGACAATCGGATGTTCAACCTTCAACAAACGTTATTACTTTTGTCGAGAAGATTGAGACCTGAATTTGTCAGCAATCCTGATCAAGTTGCCACAGCACTTTATCAGCGAATGCAAAAAGCACCGGTTGGATTGCCTAATACTACCATGGCGTTAATCCACACCACCAATGAGGGTGTGCGAAGACCATTCTTCGCACTATATGACTTGACCAATCCAATCCTGATCAAAGGGATGGATTACAAGTCGATGAACTTACAAAGATGTTTATTCATGATTGCACCAAAGGATCTACCACAATTTAGCACGGATTTATTAGGAAGTATTTCTAGTTCGATTATTGATAACGAACTCAATTTGAGAACGTATCAACAAGGAAGTCCCGAGGAAATTAAACAACTAATCGCTAAATTATTTTTGAGAGTTATTAAAGAAGAGGATTGGAAGTGA
- a CDS encoding glucosamine-6-phosphate deaminase — protein sequence MKVIVTSNNDVAGKKAFELIKEEMDNGAKILGLATGSTPVAMYKYMVNSDVDFSNMTSVNLDEYVGAAPDDEQSYRHFMQVNLFDKKPFAKTFVPDGLAKDPEEETKRYNKVIADNPIDLQVLGLGRNGHIGFNEPGSPFDAETRKVPLTESTIEANARFFDNEEDVPKFAYSMGIGSILKSKKIVLMAFGTEKADAVKGMIEGPVTNECPASVLQQKDDVTVIVDTAAASKLADSSIDEKIN from the coding sequence ATGAAAGTTATCGTAACTAGTAATAATGATGTAGCAGGCAAGAAAGCCTTTGAATTAATTAAAGAAGAAATGGACAATGGTGCTAAGATTCTAGGCCTAGCAACTGGTAGTACTCCAGTAGCCATGTACAAATATATGGTTAACAGTGATGTTGATTTTTCAAATATGACATCAGTTAACTTAGACGAATATGTTGGTGCAGCACCTGACGACGAACAAAGTTACCGTCACTTCATGCAAGTAAACTTGTTCGACAAGAAGCCATTTGCTAAGACTTTCGTACCTGATGGTTTGGCAAAAGATCCAGAAGAAGAAACAAAACGTTACAACAAGGTTATCGCCGACAACCCTATCGACCTTCAAGTACTTGGCTTAGGTCGTAATGGTCACATTGGTTTCAACGAACCTGGATCTCCTTTCGACGCTGAAACAAGAAAAGTTCCATTAACAGAATCAACTATCGAAGCAAATGCACGTTTCTTCGACAACGAAGAAGATGTTCCTAAGTTTGCTTACTCAATGGGTATTGGTTCAATCTTGAAGAGCAAGAAGATTGTACTTATGGCATTCGGTACTGAAAAAGCTGATGCTGTTAAGGGTATGATTGAAGGACCTGTTACTAACGAATGTCCTGCATCAGTTCTTCAACAAAAAGATGATGTTACTGTTATCGTTGATACTGCTGCCGCAAGCAAGTTAGCCGATTCATCTATTGATGAGAAAATTAACTAG